A genomic window from Mesorhizobium sp. 131-2-1 includes:
- a CDS encoding sugar phosphate isomerase/epimerase family protein yields MKIGMCMFLWTTSVSKKHEALLRDIKATGFDGVEIPVFSGTPDDYRKLGELLDRIGLERTAVSAMGDPAMNLISADASGRRAGIDYMKWAIDCSGALGANRLSGPLHSTLGAFSGSGPTAAEKKRSVASQRAIGDHAGKKGVTIGLEALNRFECYLLNTMDDLSEHVDAIDRPHIKAMYDTFHANIEEADPIGAYTRNRKNVVHIHISENDRGVPGRGNIPWKETFSAIRKSGYDDWLTIESFGRSLKDLAAATRVWRDFAESPEAVYRDGYRHIRDGWRKAA; encoded by the coding sequence ATGAAAATCGGCATGTGCATGTTCCTATGGACGACCAGCGTCTCGAAGAAGCACGAGGCGCTGCTTCGCGACATCAAGGCGACCGGCTTCGACGGCGTCGAAATCCCGGTGTTTTCCGGCACGCCCGACGACTACAGAAAGCTCGGCGAACTGCTCGACCGCATCGGGCTGGAGCGAACGGCCGTCTCGGCCATGGGCGATCCGGCGATGAACCTGATCTCGGCCGATGCCTCAGGGCGCAGGGCCGGCATCGACTACATGAAATGGGCGATCGACTGCAGCGGGGCACTTGGCGCCAACCGGCTAAGCGGTCCGCTGCATTCGACGCTCGGCGCCTTTTCCGGCAGCGGGCCGACGGCCGCCGAGAAGAAGCGTTCGGTCGCCTCGCAGCGCGCCATTGGCGACCATGCCGGCAAGAAGGGCGTCACCATCGGGCTGGAGGCGCTCAACCGCTTCGAATGCTATCTGCTCAACACAATGGACGATCTGTCCGAGCATGTGGACGCGATCGACCGGCCGCATATCAAGGCCATGTACGACACTTTCCACGCCAACATCGAGGAAGCCGACCCGATCGGCGCCTATACACGCAACCGCAAGAATGTCGTCCACATCCATATTTCGGAGAACGACCGCGGCGTGCCGGGGCGCGGCAACATCCCCTGGAAGGAGACTTTTTCGGCCATTCGCAAGAGCGGCTATGACGACTGGCTGACGATCGAATCTTTCGGCCGCTCGCTGAAGGATCTGGCGGCGGCGACCAGGGTGTGGCGCGACTTTGCCGAGAGCCCGGAGGCTGTTTACCGGGACGGGTACAGGCATATCAGGGATGGGTGGAGGAAGGCGGCGTAG
- the phnL gene encoding phosphonate C-P lyase system protein PhnL has protein sequence MPTPLVVSDVAKSFSMHLRDGIRLPVVAGVSFSIRAGECAVLGGPSGAGKSSILKMLYGNYAVDEGQIIVQHDNGLIDLASASPRTVLAVRRQTIGYVSQFLRTVPRVSALDVVAEPLVERGEDREAARDKARALLAQLNLPEKLWALPPATFSGGEQQRVNIARGFITEHPILLLDEPTASLDARNRDVVVALIAAKKAAGVALLGIFHDQDVREAVADRIIDVTAFATGKIAA, from the coding sequence ATGCCGACGCCTCTCGTTGTCTCCGACGTCGCCAAAAGCTTCTCCATGCATCTGCGCGACGGCATCCGGCTGCCGGTGGTCGCCGGTGTGTCGTTCTCGATCCGCGCCGGCGAATGCGCCGTGCTCGGCGGTCCGTCCGGCGCCGGCAAGAGCTCGATCCTGAAAATGCTCTACGGCAACTATGCCGTCGACGAAGGCCAGATCATCGTCCAGCACGATAACGGCCTGATCGACCTCGCCAGTGCCAGCCCGCGCACCGTGCTTGCCGTACGCCGGCAAACGATCGGCTATGTCAGCCAATTCCTCCGCACCGTGCCGCGCGTCTCGGCGCTCGACGTCGTTGCCGAGCCGCTGGTCGAGCGCGGCGAGGACAGGGAGGCTGCACGCGACAAGGCGCGCGCTCTTCTTGCACAGCTCAACCTCCCCGAAAAACTCTGGGCGTTGCCGCCAGCGACCTTCTCCGGTGGCGAGCAGCAGCGCGTCAACATCGCGCGCGGCTTCATCACCGAACATCCGATCCTGCTGCTCGACGAACCGACCGCCTCGCTCGACGCCAGGAACCGCGACGTGGTGGTGGCGCTGATCGCCGCCAAGAAGGCGGCGGGCGTCGCCCTGCTCGGCATCTTCCACGACCAGGACGTGCGCGAAGCGGTCGCCGACCGCATCATCGACGTCACCGCTTTCGCCACCGGAAAGATCGCCGCATGA
- the phnD gene encoding phosphonate ABC transporter substrate-binding protein: MFRKMVFSAVSVLAMATSMAHAADMKEFRVGILGGENETDRLRNYQCLADHLKAEFGFEKVSLFPAADYDGVIQGLLGGTLDFAELGASGYASVYIKDPKAVTPILTTQQTDGATGYYSIGLALKSSGITDIKSAKGKKLGYADPDSTSGYLIPLTQIPKDTGQSNEAFFASTQFNGGHENNILAVRDGKVDVAVDDSSGIGDFKNGYTSGTFHKEVAKGAVDPNDFVEVWRSGLIPNGPLVVRTALGDDMTAKLTAFFTALPAKDKPCFEGVEGGDFTGYVPVKPDFYNVIVEARKAAIGG, from the coding sequence ATGTTCAGGAAGATGGTTTTCAGCGCCGTTTCGGTGCTCGCCATGGCAACCAGCATGGCCCACGCGGCCGACATGAAGGAATTCCGCGTCGGCATCCTTGGCGGCGAGAACGAGACCGACCGGCTGCGCAACTACCAGTGCCTCGCCGACCATTTGAAGGCAGAATTCGGTTTCGAGAAGGTGTCGCTGTTCCCGGCCGCCGACTATGACGGCGTCATCCAGGGCCTGCTCGGCGGCACTCTCGACTTCGCCGAGCTTGGCGCTTCCGGCTATGCCAGCGTCTATATCAAGGACCCTAAGGCGGTCACCCCGATCCTCACCACCCAGCAGACCGACGGCGCCACCGGCTACTATTCGATCGGCCTGGCGCTGAAGTCCTCCGGCATCACCGACATCAAGTCCGCCAAGGGCAAGAAGCTCGGCTACGCCGATCCGGATTCGACCTCCGGCTACCTGATCCCGCTGACCCAGATCCCGAAGGACACCGGCCAGTCGAACGAGGCCTTCTTCGCCTCGACCCAGTTCAATGGCGGCCATGAGAACAACATCCTCGCCGTCCGCGACGGCAAGGTCGACGTTGCGGTGGACGACTCCTCGGGCATCGGCGACTTCAAGAACGGCTACACTTCCGGCACCTTCCACAAGGAAGTCGCCAAGGGCGCCGTCGACCCTAACGACTTCGTCGAGGTCTGGCGCTCCGGCCTGATCCCGAACGGCCCGCTGGTCGTGCGCACCGCGCTCGGCGACGACATGACCGCCAAGCTCACCGCCTTCTTCACCGCCCTGCCGGCCAAGGACAAGCCCTGCTTCGAGGGCGTCGAAGGCGGCGACTTCACCGGCTATGTTCCGGTCAAGCCGGACTTCTACAACGTCATCGTGGAAGCCCGCAAAGCGGCGATCGGCGGCTGA
- a CDS encoding sugar phosphate isomerase/epimerase family protein, whose protein sequence is MHLSTHNWMRAEPLEVTLKRIKKFGYESIEISGEPAQYKTKETRALLKEHGIRCWGSVTLMLGERNLAAKDQGQRERSVQYVKDVLTMVSELDGEIITLVPATVGKVVPDGTEAEEWGWVVDATRECFAHAKKVGVKVAVEPLNRFETYLFNRGAQALALADAVSPECGVCLDAYHIHMEEFNVYDAIRQVGKRLFDFHVADNNRFAAGLGQIDWPRIVRTLKEIGYDGALTNEFVAPVDRTPAAPYPDMVERHPVDISPEQLKFIQDHGSSVLTEKFYTDQMRITAETLLPLIK, encoded by the coding sequence ATGCACCTTTCGACGCACAACTGGATGCGGGCGGAGCCGCTCGAGGTGACGCTGAAGCGCATCAAGAAATTCGGCTATGAGTCGATCGAGATCTCCGGCGAGCCCGCGCAGTACAAGACCAAGGAAACGCGCGCGCTCTTGAAGGAGCACGGCATCCGCTGCTGGGGCTCGGTGACGCTGATGCTGGGCGAACGCAACCTCGCCGCCAAGGACCAGGGCCAGCGCGAACGTTCGGTGCAGTACGTCAAGGACGTGCTGACCATGGTCAGCGAGCTCGACGGCGAGATCATCACGCTGGTTCCCGCCACCGTCGGCAAGGTGGTGCCCGACGGCACCGAGGCGGAGGAATGGGGTTGGGTGGTCGACGCCACCCGCGAGTGTTTCGCTCACGCCAAGAAGGTCGGCGTCAAGGTCGCGGTCGAGCCACTCAACCGCTTCGAGACCTATCTCTTCAACCGCGGCGCGCAGGCGCTCGCGCTTGCCGATGCGGTCAGCCCGGAATGCGGCGTCTGCCTCGACGCCTATCACATCCACATGGAGGAATTTAACGTCTATGACGCCATCCGGCAGGTCGGCAAGCGACTGTTCGACTTCCACGTCGCCGACAACAACCGCTTCGCCGCCGGCCTCGGCCAGATCGACTGGCCGCGGATCGTGCGCACGCTGAAGGAGATCGGCTATGACGGCGCGCTGACCAACGAGTTCGTCGCCCCCGTCGACCGCACGCCGGCCGCGCCCTATCCCGACATGGTCGAGCGCCATCCCGTCGACATCTCGCCCGAGCAGCTGAAATTCATCCAGGATCACGGCTCGAGCGTGCTGACGGAGAAGTTCTACACCGACCAGATGCGCATCACCGCCGAAACGCTGTTGCCGCTGATCAAGTAG
- the phnE gene encoding phosphonate ABC transporter, permease protein PhnE → MTSATLHTNATRVTADAWRRQTSVRRLYTALGVGLLFVAMCATMWFADEANAGHFFDRLPHLLDFLSWLIPKDWNDVWRALFDVASPHDTGTQEFNFPLGRVYVRGGFYVPEYFELMLTTVNVALVSTFIGFVFAVPFSFISARNLTPSPALRLIVKRFMELLRAFPEIVIAGLFAAIVSIGPVAAIIAIGLHSIGALGKLFYEINENIDMRAEEGLRAVGANWFERVRFAALPQVLPNFMSYTLLRIEINVRISTIMGAVGGGGIGEELKLSISRGFGAKTLALVLLLFTTIFLVDQFSAWLRRKLVGEQAFLMSA, encoded by the coding sequence ATGACCTCAGCGACTCTCCACACCAATGCGACCCGCGTCACGGCCGACGCCTGGCGGCGCCAGACGTCCGTGCGCCGGCTTTACACCGCCCTCGGCGTCGGCCTTTTGTTCGTAGCCATGTGCGCGACCATGTGGTTCGCCGACGAGGCCAATGCCGGGCATTTCTTCGACCGGCTGCCGCATTTGCTGGATTTCCTGAGCTGGCTGATCCCCAAGGACTGGAACGACGTCTGGCGGGCGCTGTTCGACGTCGCCTCGCCGCATGACACCGGCACGCAGGAATTCAACTTCCCGCTCGGCCGCGTCTATGTCCGGGGCGGCTTCTACGTCCCCGAATATTTCGAGCTGATGCTGACCACGGTGAACGTGGCGCTGGTCTCGACCTTCATCGGCTTCGTCTTCGCCGTGCCCTTCTCCTTCATCTCCGCGCGCAATCTGACGCCGAGCCCGGCGCTGAGGCTCATCGTCAAGCGCTTCATGGAATTGCTGCGCGCCTTCCCCGAGATCGTCATTGCCGGCCTGTTCGCGGCCATCGTCTCGATCGGTCCGGTCGCCGCCATCATCGCCATCGGCCTGCATTCGATCGGCGCGCTCGGCAAGCTGTTCTACGAGATCAACGAGAACATCGACATGCGCGCCGAGGAAGGCTTGCGGGCAGTCGGCGCCAACTGGTTCGAGCGCGTCCGCTTCGCCGCCCTGCCGCAGGTGCTGCCCAATTTCATGTCCTATACATTGCTCAGGATCGAGATCAACGTGCGCATCTCGACCATCATGGGCGCGGTCGGCGGCGGCGGCATCGGCGAGGAACTGAAGCTCTCCATCTCGCGCGGCTTCGGCGCCAAGACGCTGGCGCTGGTGCTGCTGCTGTTCACCACCATCTTTCTCGTCGACCAATTCTCCGCCTGGCTGCGCCGCAAGCTCGTCGGCGAGCAAGCCTTCCTGATGAGTGCCTGA
- a CDS encoding DapH/DapD/GlmU-related protein, translated as MKRKLSETPLVHPTAQVENSTLGRWTEIADRSRVSESELGDYSYMMQDCAVWCTTIRKFSNIAASVRINATNHPTWRPTMHHFTYRASDYWDDAEHESEFFAERRAKRVTIGHDTWLGHGSTILPGVTVGDGAAVGAGAVVSKDVAPYTIVGGVPAKPLRERFDRRTAERYQALAWWDWDHARLRAALDDFRELSAEAFLEKHG; from the coding sequence ATGAAAAGGAAACTTTCGGAAACGCCGCTGGTTCATCCGACGGCGCAGGTCGAGAACTCGACGCTTGGCCGCTGGACCGAGATCGCCGACCGCAGCAGGGTCTCGGAAAGTGAGCTCGGCGACTACTCCTACATGATGCAGGACTGCGCCGTCTGGTGCACAACCATTCGAAAGTTTTCCAACATCGCGGCCAGCGTGCGCATCAACGCCACCAACCATCCGACATGGCGGCCGACGATGCACCACTTCACCTACCGCGCCTCCGACTATTGGGACGACGCTGAGCATGAAAGCGAGTTCTTCGCAGAGCGACGCGCCAAACGCGTCACCATCGGCCATGACACCTGGCTCGGCCACGGCTCGACCATCCTGCCCGGCGTCACGGTGGGCGACGGCGCCGCGGTCGGCGCCGGTGCTGTGGTGTCGAAGGATGTAGCGCCCTACACGATTGTCGGCGGCGTGCCGGCGAAACCGCTCCGCGAGCGTTTCGACCGCCGTACCGCCGAGCGCTACCAGGCACTCGCCTGGTGGGACTGGGACCATGCGAGACTGCGCGCCGCGCTCGATGATTTCCGCGAGCTCTCGGCTGAGGCGTTTCTGGAGAAACACGGCTGA
- a CDS encoding Gfo/Idh/MocA family protein: MVGASKSETGGGPIRYGMVGGGQGAFIGAVHRIAARMDNDFVLVAGALSANPERAKASAAELGLDPSRSYGSYAEMAKAEAKRPDGIEAVAIVTPNNVHVPAAKAFLEAGIHVICDKPLATTLAEAKKLAALVEKTGKVFVLTHNYTAYPMIRQAREMVAKGQLGDIRIVQSEYPQDWLTEDLAATGQKQAAWRSDPKQAGAGGALGDIGTHAYNLARFVSGLELDTLSADLDAFVPGRQLDDNINVMLRFKPVGKAHPAKGMIWASQVAPGHENGLKLRIYGSKGGLEWVQADPNYLWYTPFGQPKQLLTRAGAGALPSAGRVTRVPSGHPEGYLEGFANIYQEAARAIRAARRKGGKPAKDVVFPTIADGVEGMAFIEACVKSSKKNGAWTKL, from the coding sequence ATGGTCGGCGCATCGAAGTCGGAAACGGGAGGCGGCCCGATCCGCTACGGCATGGTCGGCGGCGGGCAAGGCGCCTTCATCGGCGCGGTGCACCGGATCGCGGCGCGCATGGACAACGACTTCGTGCTGGTGGCCGGCGCGCTGTCGGCGAACCCGGAGCGCGCCAAAGCTTCCGCCGCAGAGCTCGGGCTCGATCCGTCGCGCAGCTACGGCTCCTATGCCGAGATGGCCAAGGCCGAAGCCAAGCGGCCCGACGGCATCGAGGCGGTGGCGATCGTCACGCCCAACAACGTGCATGTGCCGGCCGCCAAAGCCTTCCTCGAGGCCGGCATCCACGTCATCTGCGACAAGCCGCTTGCTACCACGCTGGCCGAGGCGAAAAAGCTCGCGGCACTGGTCGAGAAGACCGGCAAGGTGTTCGTGCTCACCCACAACTACACCGCCTATCCGATGATCCGCCAGGCGCGCGAAATGGTGGCCAAGGGCCAGCTCGGCGACATCCGCATCGTGCAGTCTGAATATCCGCAGGACTGGCTGACGGAAGATCTCGCCGCAACTGGGCAGAAGCAGGCGGCGTGGCGTTCCGATCCCAAGCAGGCCGGCGCCGGTGGCGCACTCGGCGACATCGGCACGCATGCCTACAATCTGGCACGCTTCGTCTCCGGACTGGAGCTTGACACGCTGTCGGCCGACCTCGATGCCTTCGTGCCGGGACGGCAGCTCGACGACAACATCAACGTCATGCTGCGCTTCAAGCCGGTCGGCAAGGCGCATCCGGCCAAGGGCATGATCTGGGCGAGCCAGGTGGCTCCCGGCCACGAGAACGGGCTGAAGCTGCGCATCTATGGCTCGAAAGGCGGGCTGGAATGGGTGCAGGCGGATCCGAACTATCTTTGGTATACGCCGTTCGGCCAGCCGAAGCAGCTGTTGACCCGCGCCGGCGCCGGCGCGCTGCCGTCCGCAGGGCGTGTCACCCGTGTTCCGTCGGGTCATCCGGAGGGCTATCTCGAAGGCTTCGCCAACATCTACCAGGAGGCAGCCCGCGCCATCCGCGCCGCGCGCAGGAAGGGCGGCAAGCCGGCAAAGGATGTCGTCTTCCCGACCATCGCCGACGGTGTCGAAGGCATGGCCTTCATCGAGGCCTGCGTGAAGTCGTCGAAGAAGAATGGGGCGTGGACGAAGCTCTAA
- the phnE gene encoding phosphonate ABC transporter, permease protein PhnE: MAAMTANEINAIEERFPQVFRRPLHKRFGPLLLVAGTILYLAYALWFFSLPQVLRESHWERLPLFLAQWVSYDLQPEFRLDQPEITPKYPRFSALGENPNPDWVLKNPDGTFTVLIDGPAKSVTFDKTRATIVANGQTVQVSLTGGKPVIAGPVPNWITAHDDEVVARMGFVGEVRVTVDRVKVRKRFLGWANFVFDTRSPFFGKSPSEVVSLILSGPELKPGTSNLALAADNIWNNAQWQHGDVWTKLLQTIVMAFLGTLLGGIVAFPLAFFAARNITPSGLLSQVLKRFFDFMRSVDMLIWALFFTRAFGPGPLAGSAAIFFTEIGTLGKTYSEALENIDDKPREGVQSTGANGLLVQRYGVLPEVVPVFISQTLYQWESNTRGATIIGAVGAGGIGLKLWEAMRTNSNWANVFYMVLLTLVVVFVFDNISNFLRRRLSRTIHDYNRLQAEQG; the protein is encoded by the coding sequence ATGGCCGCGATGACCGCCAACGAGATCAACGCGATCGAGGAACGCTTCCCACAGGTGTTCCGCCGCCCGCTCCACAAGCGCTTCGGCCCCCTGTTGCTGGTAGCCGGCACCATACTCTATCTCGCCTATGCCTTGTGGTTCTTCAGCCTGCCGCAGGTGCTGCGCGAATCGCATTGGGAGCGCCTGCCGCTCTTCCTGGCTCAGTGGGTCAGCTACGATTTGCAGCCGGAGTTCCGCCTCGACCAGCCCGAGATCACGCCGAAATATCCGCGCTTCTCAGCCCTTGGCGAGAATCCCAACCCCGACTGGGTGCTCAAGAATCCGGACGGCACCTTCACAGTGCTGATCGACGGGCCGGCCAAATCCGTCACCTTCGACAAGACGAGGGCGACGATTGTCGCCAACGGCCAGACCGTGCAGGTGTCGCTGACCGGCGGCAAGCCGGTGATCGCCGGGCCGGTGCCGAACTGGATCACCGCGCATGACGACGAAGTCGTCGCCAGGATGGGCTTTGTCGGCGAGGTGCGCGTCACCGTCGACCGCGTCAAGGTGCGCAAGCGCTTCCTCGGCTGGGCCAATTTCGTCTTCGACACGCGCTCGCCCTTCTTCGGCAAGTCGCCCAGTGAAGTGGTCTCGCTGATCCTCTCCGGCCCTGAGCTGAAGCCCGGCACATCGAACCTCGCGCTTGCCGCCGACAACATCTGGAACAATGCCCAGTGGCAGCATGGCGATGTCTGGACGAAGCTTCTGCAGACCATTGTCATGGCCTTCCTCGGCACGCTGCTCGGCGGCATCGTCGCCTTCCCGCTCGCCTTCTTTGCCGCCCGCAACATCACGCCGAGCGGTCTGCTCAGCCAGGTGCTGAAGCGCTTCTTCGATTTCATGCGCTCGGTCGACATGCTGATCTGGGCGCTGTTCTTCACCCGCGCCTTCGGCCCCGGCCCGCTCGCGGGCAGTGCTGCGATCTTCTTCACCGAGATCGGCACGCTCGGCAAAACCTATTCCGAAGCGCTGGAGAACATCGACGACAAGCCGCGCGAAGGCGTGCAATCGACCGGCGCCAACGGCTTGCTTGTGCAGCGCTACGGCGTTCTGCCGGAAGTGGTGCCGGTGTTCATCAGCCAGACGCTCTACCAGTGGGAATCCAACACCCGCGGCGCCACCATCATCGGCGCCGTCGGCGCCGGCGGCATCGGCCTGAAGCTCTGGGAAGCGATGCGCACCAATTCGAATTGGGCGAACGTCTTCTACATGGTGCTGCTGACGCTGGTCGTCGTCTTCGTCTTCGACAACATCTCGAATTTCCTGCGTCGCAGGCTGAGCCGCACGATCCACGACTACAACAGGCTGCAGGCCGAGCAGGGATAA
- the phnC gene encoding phosphonate ABC transporter ATP-binding protein, protein MSATSATLEIRGVTRRFGKNTAVSAVDLSIPQGQMVGIIGRSGAGKSTLLRMINRLIDPSQGSIFFDGAEVSSLQGSPLRRWQRDCAMIFQQFNLVPRLDVLTNVLLGRLNHRSTLSNLFGMFSRTECAEAVAALERLDIARTALQPAGTLSGGQQQRVAIARAMMQQPKVLLADEPIASLDPLNAKVVMDSLQDINLREGITVVTNLHTLDTARAYCNRIIGMAAGKVVFDGAPEDLDRDAVRLVYGADANGAEISEAITSTSVNLKPKITASAGPLEPAFPGY, encoded by the coding sequence ATGTCAGCAACATCCGCCACGCTCGAAATCCGCGGTGTCACCCGACGATTCGGCAAGAACACCGCCGTCAGCGCCGTCGACCTTTCGATCCCGCAGGGCCAGATGGTCGGCATCATCGGCCGTTCCGGCGCCGGCAAATCGACGCTCCTGCGCATGATCAACCGTCTCATCGACCCCAGCCAGGGGTCGATTTTTTTTGACGGCGCCGAGGTGTCCAGCCTGCAGGGTTCGCCGCTCCGGCGCTGGCAGCGCGACTGCGCCATGATCTTCCAGCAGTTCAACCTGGTGCCGCGCCTCGACGTGCTGACCAACGTGCTGCTCGGCCGCCTCAACCACCGCTCGACGCTGTCCAACCTGTTCGGCATGTTCTCGCGCACCGAGTGCGCCGAGGCTGTTGCGGCTCTGGAACGCCTCGACATCGCCCGCACCGCGCTGCAGCCGGCCGGCACGCTGTCCGGCGGCCAGCAGCAGCGCGTGGCGATCGCGCGCGCCATGATGCAGCAGCCGAAGGTGCTGCTCGCCGACGAGCCGATCGCCTCGCTCGACCCGCTCAACGCCAAGGTTGTGATGGACTCCCTGCAGGACATCAACCTGCGCGAAGGCATCACCGTCGTCACCAATCTGCACACGCTGGACACGGCGCGGGCCTATTGCAACCGCATCATCGGCATGGCCGCCGGCAAGGTCGTGTTCGATGGCGCGCCCGAGGATCTCGACCGTGACGCCGTGCGCCTGGTCTATGGCGCGGACGCGAACGGCGCCGAAATCTCCGAGGCCATCACGTCGACCAGCGTCAACCTCAAGCCGAAGATCACCGCATCCGCCGGACCGCTCGAGCCCGCATTCCCCGGCTACTGA
- a CDS encoding sugar phosphate isomerase/epimerase family protein — MPSTMKGPGLFLAQFAGDAAPFNSLPSITKWAAGLGYKGVQIPTWDARLFDLEKAATSKAYCDEVKGICADAGVEITELSTHLQGQLVAVHPAYDAQFDGFAPASVHNNPKARQKWAVEQMKFGAKASKNLGLKASVSFCGALAFPYLYPWPQRPAGLIEEAFAELGRRWKPILDVYDENGVDIGYEIHPGEDVFDGATFEMFLDAVGGHKRCNINYDPSHFLLQQLDYLEFIDIYHERIKAFHAKDAEFNPTGRQGVYSGYQGWVNRAGRFRSLGDGQVDFGGIFSKLTQYGYDSWAVLEWECCLKHPEDGAAEGAPFIQHHIIRVTEKAFDDFAGGATDKKALRAMMGI, encoded by the coding sequence ATGCCGTCGACGATGAAGGGCCCCGGTCTGTTTCTGGCGCAGTTCGCAGGCGATGCCGCGCCGTTCAATTCGCTGCCGTCGATCACCAAATGGGCGGCCGGCCTCGGCTACAAGGGCGTGCAGATTCCGACCTGGGACGCGCGGCTGTTCGACCTTGAGAAGGCGGCGACCTCCAAGGCCTATTGCGACGAGGTGAAAGGCATCTGCGCCGATGCCGGCGTCGAGATCACCGAGCTGTCGACGCATCTGCAAGGGCAACTGGTAGCGGTGCATCCGGCGTACGACGCGCAGTTCGACGGCTTCGCGCCGGCTTCGGTGCACAACAATCCGAAAGCAAGGCAGAAATGGGCGGTCGAGCAGATGAAGTTCGGCGCCAAGGCATCGAAGAATCTGGGGCTGAAGGCCTCGGTGTCCTTCTGTGGAGCGCTGGCCTTCCCTTACCTTTACCCATGGCCGCAGCGGCCGGCCGGCTTGATCGAGGAGGCCTTCGCCGAGCTCGGCAGGCGCTGGAAGCCGATCCTCGACGTCTATGACGAGAACGGCGTCGATATCGGCTACGAGATCCATCCGGGCGAGGATGTGTTCGACGGCGCCACCTTCGAGATGTTCCTCGACGCGGTCGGCGGTCACAAGCGCTGCAACATCAACTACGACCCGTCGCATTTCCTCTTGCAGCAGCTCGACTATCTCGAATTCATCGACATCTACCACGAGCGCATCAAGGCGTTTCACGCCAAGGACGCTGAGTTCAACCCGACGGGGCGGCAAGGCGTCTATTCCGGCTATCAGGGCTGGGTAAACCGCGCCGGGCGGTTCCGCTCGCTGGGCGACGGGCAGGTCGATTTCGGCGGCATCTTCTCCAAGCTCACCCAGTACGGCTACGATTCCTGGGCGGTGCTGGAATGGGAATGCTGCCTGAAGCATCCGGAGGATGGCGCGGCCGAAGGCGCGCCGTTCATCCAGCACCACATCATTAGGGTGACGGAGAAGGCGTTCGACGATTTCGCCGGCGGCGCGACCGACAAAAAGGCGCTGCGCGCGATGATGGGCATTTAG
- a CDS encoding DUF1868 domain-containing protein, producing the protein MLDKPRSSLTAFFEGTNPTPPVHLGTRYDTSGNFLLEPGNTVVSHLVNGSPSEAAVIEVRERMRAMPDAGRLAFTPISSLHMTLFQGIIEYRRRLPYWPSDVALDMSIDDMTRLYLERLQNFEGSGTFRIKAIGVTPNGLTVAGASEEDRAIMRAWRDALSVPFGYRHPDHDAYVFHITFAYQTRRLADERASAWQALFDDCLAFLEREAPVIELRPPAFCAFRDMKHFEELLVLG; encoded by the coding sequence ATGCTCGACAAACCAAGATCCTCGCTCACCGCCTTCTTCGAAGGCACCAATCCGACGCCTCCGGTGCATCTCGGCACCCGCTACGACACATCGGGCAATTTCCTCCTCGAACCCGGCAACACCGTCGTCAGCCACCTCGTCAACGGCTCGCCTTCCGAAGCGGCGGTCATCGAGGTGCGCGAGCGCATGCGCGCCATGCCCGACGCCGGCCGGTTGGCTTTCACGCCAATCTCCAGCCTGCACATGACGTTGTTCCAGGGCATCATCGAGTATCGCCGCCGGCTGCCTTACTGGCCATCCGATGTAGCGCTCGACATGAGCATCGACGACATGACCCGGCTCTATCTCGAGCGCCTGCAGAACTTCGAGGGCAGCGGCACGTTCAGGATAAAAGCCATCGGCGTTACACCCAACGGCCTCACCGTCGCCGGCGCCTCGGAGGAAGACAGGGCCATCATGCGCGCCTGGCGTGACGCGCTGTCGGTGCCGTTCGGCTACCGCCACCCCGACCACGACGCCTACGTCTTCCATATCACTTTCGCCTACCAGACCCGCCGCCTCGCCGACGAGCGCGCCTCCGCCTGGCAGGCGCTGTTCGACGATTGCCTAGCCTTCCTCGAGCGCGAGGCACCGGTCATCGAACTCCGGCCGCCGGCCTTCTGCGCATTCCGCGACATGAAGCATTTCGAGGAGCTTCTGGTCCTCGGTTGA